The Chromatiales bacterium genome includes a region encoding these proteins:
- a CDS encoding peptidylprolyl isomerase has protein sequence MNFKTDRSRAPHAAGLLVLLCLLAVPLWAAPPADGVLLDRIAALVNEDVITHSELEARLQQVARNLPDGRQPPMDVLRRQVLDRMIIERLQLQFAEQIGIRIDDGTLNRTMQEIARGNNLSLPAFREQLLAEGIDYDDFREQIRDEMTITRLRQRQVDSRVSVSDREIDDFIASQAGAVDRDVEYRLSHILVSVPEAASPEDIRQARERAEALRARIVEQGEDFEQVAIAESDGQNALQGGDLGWRPSGRLPSLFSRPVTLMEIGDVSELIRSPSGFHLIRLADRRGGQQSSVLRTHARHILIRPSAVLSSTEAREQLMSLKRRIEGGESFADLARANSQDPGSAREGGDLGWADPGQFVTEFEEVMNALEPGQISEPFQSPFGWHILEVIERRQHDNTREQLRARAREFIRDRKREEELEVWLRRMRDEAYVELRLDDAPVVDTRS, from the coding sequence ATGAACTTCAAGACTGACCGCAGCCGCGCGCCCCATGCCGCCGGGCTGCTCGTGCTGCTTTGCCTGCTCGCCGTCCCGCTGTGGGCCGCCCCGCCCGCCGACGGCGTGCTGCTCGACCGTATCGCGGCCCTGGTCAACGAGGACGTGATCACGCACAGCGAGCTCGAGGCGCGCCTGCAGCAGGTCGCCCGCAACCTCCCGGACGGTCGCCAGCCCCCCATGGATGTGCTCCGCCGCCAGGTGCTCGATCGCATGATCATCGAACGGCTGCAACTGCAGTTCGCCGAGCAGATCGGCATCCGCATCGACGACGGCACCCTCAACCGCACCATGCAGGAGATCGCCCGGGGCAACAACCTGAGCCTGCCCGCCTTTCGCGAACAGCTGCTGGCCGAGGGCATCGACTACGACGACTTCCGCGAACAGATCCGCGACGAGATGACCATCACCCGCCTGCGCCAGCGCCAGGTGGACAGCCGCGTCAGCGTCAGCGACCGCGAGATCGACGACTTCATCGCCAGCCAGGCCGGCGCGGTCGACCGCGACGTGGAATACCGCCTGAGCCACATCCTGGTAAGTGTGCCGGAGGCGGCCAGCCCCGAGGACATCCGCCAGGCCCGTGAAAGGGCCGAGGCCCTGCGTGCGCGCATCGTCGAGCAGGGCGAGGACTTCGAGCAGGTGGCCATCGCCGAGTCCGACGGCCAGAACGCCCTGCAGGGCGGCGACCTCGGCTGGCGCCCGTCCGGGCGCCTGCCCTCGCTGTTCTCGCGCCCGGTCACGCTGATGGAGATCGGCGACGTCAGCGAACTCATCCGCTCCCCCTCGGGCTTCCACCTCATCCGCCTGGCCGACCGCCGCGGGGGCCAGCAGTCCAGCGTGCTGCGCACCCACGCCCGGCACATCCTGATCCGCCCCTCGGCCGTGCTCTCCAGTACCGAGGCGCGCGAACAGCTCATGTCGCTCAAACGCCGCATCGAGGGTGGTGAGTCCTTCGCCGACCTGGCCCGCGCCAACAGCCAAGACCCGGGTAGCGCCCGTGAGGGCGGCGACCTCGGCTGGGCCGACCCCGGCCAGTTCGTCACCGAGTTCGAGGAGGTGATGAATGCACTCGAACCCGGCCAGATCAGCGAGCCCTTCCAGTCGCCCTTCGGCTGGCACATCCTCGAGGTGATCGAGCGCCGCCAGCACGACAACACCCGCGAGCAGCTGCGTGCCCGTGCCCGCGAGTTCATCCGCGACCGCAAGCGCGAGGAGGAGCTCGAGGTCTGGCTGCGCCGCATGCGCGACGAGGCCTACGTGGAGCTGCGCCTCGACGACGCCCCCGTCGTCGACACCCGCAGCTAG
- the lptD gene encoding LPS assembly protein LptD: protein MRPSIALIPLLLASLTSPAHAQDDASGRWGLCAGLPDWAQMPPLPDSLDAATRFTADAAEMQRDGLATLTGDVVMHHGEQTVFADRMVFEEATGRMEAEGNLSMVSPELAVRGARMESNLDTGQGSILETEYYLPPQHGRGEATRIDRPDDDTLVLHDATYTTCDPGKNHWLLSASRVTLDEPEGEGRASHVVLRLANLPVMYMPWISFPITEERKSGFLAPSIGNSDKRGFELETPYYWNIAPNYDATFTPRYMSDRGLQLNGGFRYLTPRSNGDLQLAWLDDDLYQDDRWQGRWRNITRPSARTRLDIDLNGVSDKQYFDDLDTSLDVVSTTHLQQRADARWYFDQGDLLLRVQNYQTVSETLTSVQYPYRRMPQLLLNASIPDGALGLDYGLRAEWVKFDHDDRVTGSRLDLKPSIGLPLRTPGSFLEPRVTGRYTAYRLDDSVPEDAREPDRFVPTASIAGGLIFEREASARTLQTLEPRLFYLYTPYRDQDDLPLFDTGELTFTFAQLFREDRFSGPDRVGDANQLSLALTSRFLDTASGRERFRASIGQILYFEDREVTLPGQPQDSRSQSDLAAELGARLGDHWRMDGSLLWDPETEQTARGSTRIQYRRDGQHVVNLGYRYRQDDIEQAELSFGWPLARRWNAVGRWIYALDDNRDLEMLGGVEYDSCCWKARFVARSYVTDGGTEYNDAIYFQLVLKGLTGVGQKIDELLEEGILGYELQD from the coding sequence GTGCGTCCGTCCATTGCCCTCATTCCCCTGCTGCTGGCCAGCCTGACCTCTCCCGCGCACGCGCAGGATGATGCGTCCGGCCGCTGGGGCCTGTGTGCGGGCCTGCCGGACTGGGCACAGATGCCGCCGCTGCCCGACAGCCTCGACGCGGCCACCCGCTTCACGGCGGATGCGGCCGAGATGCAGCGGGACGGCCTGGCGACCCTGACCGGCGACGTGGTCATGCACCACGGGGAGCAGACGGTCTTCGCCGATCGCATGGTGTTCGAGGAGGCCACCGGCCGGATGGAGGCCGAAGGCAATCTGAGCATGGTCTCGCCGGAGCTGGCCGTGCGCGGCGCCCGCATGGAATCCAATCTCGACACCGGCCAGGGCAGCATCCTCGAGACCGAGTATTACCTGCCGCCCCAGCACGGCCGCGGCGAGGCCACGCGTATCGATCGCCCGGACGACGATACCCTGGTGCTGCACGACGCCACCTACACCACCTGCGACCCGGGCAAGAACCACTGGCTGCTGTCGGCCAGCCGCGTGACCCTGGACGAGCCCGAGGGCGAGGGCCGTGCCAGCCACGTGGTGCTGCGCCTGGCGAACCTGCCCGTCATGTATATGCCCTGGATCAGCTTCCCCATCACGGAGGAGCGCAAGAGCGGCTTTCTCGCCCCCTCCATCGGCAACTCCGACAAGCGCGGCTTCGAGCTGGAGACACCGTATTACTGGAACATCGCCCCCAACTACGACGCCACCTTCACGCCGCGCTACATGTCCGATCGCGGACTGCAGCTCAACGGCGGCTTTCGCTACCTGACACCCCGCAGCAACGGCGACCTGCAGCTCGCCTGGCTGGATGACGACCTCTACCAGGACGACCGCTGGCAGGGCCGCTGGCGCAACATCACGCGCCCGAGCGCCCGCACCCGGCTCGACATCGACCTCAACGGCGTGTCGGACAAGCAGTATTTCGACGACCTGGACACCTCGCTGGACGTGGTGAGCACCACCCATCTGCAGCAGCGCGCCGATGCCCGCTGGTACTTCGACCAGGGCGACCTGCTGCTGCGGGTACAGAACTACCAGACCGTGAGCGAGACCCTCACCTCCGTACAGTATCCCTACCGGCGCATGCCCCAGCTGCTGCTCAACGCCAGCATCCCGGACGGCGCCCTGGGCCTGGATTACGGCCTGCGCGCGGAGTGGGTGAAGTTCGACCACGACGACCGCGTCACCGGCAGCCGACTGGACCTCAAGCCGTCCATCGGCCTGCCGCTGCGTACCCCAGGCAGCTTCCTGGAACCGCGCGTGACGGGCCGCTACACCGCCTACCGGCTGGACGACAGCGTGCCGGAGGACGCACGCGAGCCCGACCGCTTCGTGCCCACCGCCAGCATCGCCGGCGGCCTGATCTTCGAGCGCGAGGCCTCGGCCCGCACCCTGCAGACGCTGGAACCGCGCCTGTTCTACCTCTACACCCCCTACCGCGACCAGGACGACCTGCCGCTGTTCGACACCGGCGAGCTCACCTTCACCTTCGCCCAGCTGTTTCGCGAGGACCGCTTCAGCGGCCCCGACCGCGTGGGGGACGCCAACCAGCTGAGCCTCGCGCTCACCAGCCGTTTCCTCGACACGGCCAGCGGTCGCGAGCGCTTTCGCGCCAGCATCGGCCAGATCCTCTATTTCGAAGACCGCGAGGTCACCCTGCCCGGCCAGCCGCAGGACAGCCGCAGCCAGTCGGACCTGGCCGCCGAGCTGGGGGCCAGGCTGGGCGACCACTGGCGCATGGACGGCAGCCTGCTGTGGGACCCGGAGACGGAACAAACCGCGCGCGGCAGCACTCGTATCCAGTACCGTCGCGACGGCCAGCACGTGGTCAATCTCGGCTACCGCTACCGCCAGGACGACATCGAACAGGCCGAACTCTCCTTCGGCTGGCCGCTGGCGCGGCGCTGGAACGCCGTCGGCCGCTGGATCTACGCCCTGGACGACAACCGCGACCTGGAAATGCTCGGTGGCGTGGAATACGACAGCTGCTGCTGGAAGGCCCGCTTCGTGGCCCGCAGTTATGTCACCGACGGCGGAACCGAATACAATGACGCCATCTACTTCCAGCTCGTGCTCAAGGGACTGACCGGCGTGGGCCAGAAGATCGACGAATTACTCGAAGAAGGTATCCTGGGTTATGAACTTCAAGACTGA
- a CDS encoding Ku protein, translating into KKAVTKKAAVKKTAAKKAAPKKKATAKKKVVKKAAGKKRR; encoded by the coding sequence AGAAGAAGGCCGTTACCAAGAAGGCCGCGGTGAAGAAGACCGCTGCCAAGAAGGCGGCACCGAAGAAGAAGGCCACCGCCAAGAAGAAGGTGGTGAAGAAGGCGGCCGGCAAGAAGCGTCGCTAG